In Marivivens aquimaris, one genomic interval encodes:
- a CDS encoding GNAT family N-acetyltransferase — MNRPWEADPQGQAAVATDRIAGSLPRIALARVTLRAPYISDFEDYAKIVCTERGQYVDGPMSRDDAWLDFNQLVAGWLLRGAGLWTVVRNDDMKTLGFVMLDHEFGDPEPELGFLFLEEFEGQGYALEAARSARNNAYNALSWETLVSYIHPDNARAIKLAERLGAERDESADFGGCIAYRYPREIPE, encoded by the coding sequence ATGAATCGTCCGTGGGAAGCAGATCCTCAGGGTCAGGCCGCCGTTGCGACCGACCGTATCGCAGGCTCGCTGCCGCGCATTGCGCTGGCACGTGTCACCCTGCGCGCGCCGTATATCTCGGACTTCGAGGACTACGCGAAAATCGTCTGCACCGAGCGCGGCCAGTACGTCGACGGCCCGATGAGCCGCGATGATGCATGGCTCGACTTCAACCAGCTGGTTGCCGGTTGGCTGCTGCGCGGCGCTGGTCTCTGGACCGTTGTGCGCAACGACGACATGAAGACCCTCGGCTTCGTCATGCTCGACCACGAGTTCGGCGATCCGGAACCGGAACTGGGCTTCCTCTTCCTCGAAGAGTTCGAAGGTCAGGGCTACGCACTCGAAGCTGCCCGCAGCGCCCGCAACAACGCCTACAATGCGCTGAGCTGGGAAACGCTGGTCAGCTACATCCACCCCGACAACGCCCGCGCCATCAAACTGGCCGAGCGTTTGGGTGCGGAACGTGACGAAAGCGCCGACTTCGGCGGCTGCATCGCCTACCGCTACCCCCGTGAAATCCCCGAGTAA
- a CDS encoding F0F1 ATP synthase subunit A, which yields MATDVHGEEAGGLVFHPLDQFEVKSLFSDGPVNFISITNSTLWMAIAVLCVVLLFVMGTRKRAIIPTRTQSIAELFYGFIYKMVEDVTGHDGVKYFPYIFTVFLFIFFANFLGLLPLSYTPTAQIAVTAVLGFGVFIAVTIIGFVKNGASFLGLFWMSDAPLVLRPVIAIIEVISYFVRPVSHSIRLAGNLTAGHAMIKVFAGFAAIAAVAPVSVVAIAAVYGLEVLVAGIQAYVFTILTCIYLKDALHPAH from the coding sequence ATGGCGACCGACGTGCACGGTGAAGAAGCTGGCGGCCTGGTTTTCCACCCGCTCGATCAGTTCGAAGTAAAATCGCTGTTCAGCGATGGTCCGGTAAACTTCATCTCGATCACGAACTCGACGCTGTGGATGGCAATCGCCGTTCTGTGCGTGGTTCTGCTGTTCGTCATGGGTACCCGCAAGCGCGCGATCATCCCGACCCGCACGCAGTCGATCGCAGAACTGTTCTACGGCTTCATCTACAAGATGGTCGAAGACGTAACCGGCCATGACGGTGTGAAGTACTTCCCCTACATCTTCACCGTCTTCCTGTTCATCTTCTTCGCGAACTTCCTCGGTCTGCTGCCGCTGTCGTACACCCCGACCGCACAGATCGCAGTGACCGCAGTTCTGGGCTTCGGCGTTTTCATCGCCGTCACCATCATCGGTTTCGTCAAGAACGGCGCGAGCTTCCTCGGCCTGTTCTGGATGTCGGACGCCCCGCTGGTGCTGCGCCCTGTCATCGCGATCATCGAAGTGATTTCGTACTTTGTCCGTCCCGTCAGCCACTCCATTCGTCTTGCAGGTAACCTGACCGCAGGTCACGCAATGATCAAAGTGTTCGCTGGCTTCGCAGCTATTGCCGCCGTTGCTCCGGTTTCGGTTGTCGCTATCGCTGCTGTCTACGGACTGGAAGTTCTCGTAGCCGGTATCCAGGCATACGTGTTCACCATTCTGACCTGCATCTATCTGAAAGATGCCCTGCACCCGGCTCACTAA
- a CDS encoding F0F1 ATP synthase subunit C: MEGNIAQLGQFIGAGLGAIGSGLAAIGVGNVAANYLGGALRNPSAAASQTATLFIGLAFAEALGIFSFLVALLLMFAV; this comes from the coding sequence ATGGAAGGCAATATCGCACAACTCGGTCAGTTCATCGGTGCCGGCCTCGGCGCAATCGGTTCGGGCCTTGCTGCTATCGGCGTTGGTAACGTCGCTGCTAACTACCTGGGCGGCGCTCTGCGCAACCCGTCGGCTGCTGCTTCGCAGACCGCAACTCTCTTCATCGGCCTCGCATTCGCAGAAGCTCTGGGCATCTTCTCGTTCCTGGTTGCTCTGCTGCTGATGTTCGCAGTCTAA
- a CDS encoding OmpA family protein: MILARSSLALAAAAVIGLSACTEMTSPDNPNRNAQTGALVGAGIGALIGSKQGDSARENTRNAVLGAAVGAGLGAVGGAALDRQEAELRQQLGNNVGLVNTGSQLVVTMPQDILFATDSASLTGALQGDLYTVARSINNYPNTTVNVVGHTDNTGSAAYNMDLSQRRAQAVSSVLINAGVSASRLNVIGRGEDQPVADNLTAAGRAQNRRVEIVITPNG, translated from the coding sequence ATGATTCTCGCTCGTTCCTCGCTCGCCCTCGCAGCAGCCGCAGTGATCGGTCTCTCGGCCTGTACCGAAATGACCTCGCCGGACAACCCGAACCGTAACGCTCAGACCGGCGCTCTCGTAGGTGCAGGCATCGGCGCTCTCATCGGTTCGAAGCAGGGCGACAGCGCTCGCGAAAACACCCGTAACGCCGTTCTGGGCGCAGCTGTCGGCGCTGGCCTCGGTGCGGTCGGCGGTGCTGCTCTGGACCGTCAGGAAGCAGAACTGCGTCAGCAGCTCGGCAACAACGTTGGCCTCGTGAACACCGGCAGCCAGCTGGTCGTCACCATGCCGCAGGACATCCTGTTCGCAACCGACAGCGCTTCGCTGACCGGCGCGCTCCAGGGCGACCTCTACACCGTTGCTCGTTCGATCAACAACTACCCGAACACCACCGTGAACGTCGTTGGCCACACCGACAACACCGGTAGTGCCGCTTACAACATGGACCTCTCGCAGCGCCGCGCTCAGGCCGTTTCGTCGGTTCTGATCAACGCTGGCGTCTCGGCTTCGCGTCTCAACGTCATCGGCCGCGGCGAAGACCAGCCGGTCGCAGACAACCTGACCGCAGCTGGCCGCGCTCAGAACCGTCGCGTAGAGATCGTCATCACGCCGAACGGCTAA
- a CDS encoding F0F1 ATP synthase subunit B', producing the protein MADTNTEVAHTATDVATAHGADMAHGAEAGGASMPQLDPSTYSNQIFWLLVTLVVIYFVLSRIALPRIAAVLAERSGTITNDIAAAEELKLKATEAEAAYNKALADARAEAARIVADTKAQIQSDLDVEIAKADEIIAAKTAEGAKAIDEIRANAVASVEEVAKDTAGAIVAALGGTADQAVIDAEVAEQMKG; encoded by the coding sequence ATGGCAGACACTAATACCGAAGTCGCTCACACTGCTACCGATGTCGCTACCGCGCACGGTGCAGATATGGCGCACGGGGCCGAGGCCGGCGGCGCATCCATGCCGCAGCTGGACCCTTCGACCTATTCCAACCAGATTTTCTGGCTTCTGGTCACGCTCGTCGTGATCTACTTCGTGCTGTCCCGTATCGCCCTGCCGCGCATCGCCGCGGTTCTGGCTGAACGGTCCGGTACGATCACTAACGATATCGCCGCTGCCGAAGAGCTTAAACTCAAAGCTACCGAGGCCGAGGCTGCTTATAACAAGGCTCTGGCTGATGCCCGCGCCGAAGCTGCCCGTATCGTCGCTGATACCAAGGCTCAGATCCAATCGGATCTTGATGTCGAGATTGCGAAGGCTGATGAAATCATTGCCGCCAAGACCGCCGAAGGCGCGAAGGCCATTGACGAAATCCGCGCCAACGCCGTCGCCAGCGTCGAAGAGGTGGCTAAGGATACCGCCGGTGCGATCGTCGCTGCGCTGGGTGGCACTGCCGACCAGGCTGTCATCGACGCAGAAGTCGCAGAGCAGATGAAAGGCTGA
- a CDS encoding GNAT family N-acetyltransferase has product MTETLETQRLILRKPKASDLDAAMAFFASDRSVGVGGPLQEGQAWRGFAAEIGHWEIHGYGMWVVTRKGDDTALGMIGPWYPAGWPEKEIGWMIWDESVEGTGIATEAAKAIIDHTWSVLKWDTIVNYIGPDNNRSIALAEKLGAKRDPNAAVPDGKDCLVYRHTKPEHLS; this is encoded by the coding sequence ATGACCGAAACCCTCGAAACCCAGCGCTTGATCCTGCGCAAACCCAAGGCGTCCGACCTTGACGCGGCGATGGCATTCTTTGCCTCGGACCGCTCGGTCGGCGTTGGCGGTCCGTTGCAGGAAGGTCAGGCGTGGCGCGGTTTCGCGGCTGAAATCGGTCACTGGGAAATCCACGGCTACGGCATGTGGGTCGTCACCCGCAAAGGCGACGACACCGCACTGGGCATGATCGGCCCGTGGTATCCGGCTGGCTGGCCGGAAAAAGAAATCGGCTGGATGATCTGGGACGAGAGCGTCGAGGGCACGGGCATTGCGACCGAAGCCGCGAAGGCGATCATCGACCACACTTGGTCCGTGCTGAAGTGGGACACGATCGTGAATTACATCGGCCCCGACAACAACCGTTCGATCGCTCTGGCTGAAAAGCTGGGTGCGAAGCGCGACCCGAATGCGGCCGTTCCGGATGGTAAAGATTGCCTTGTTTACCGTCACACAAAACCGGAGCACCTGTCATGA
- a CDS encoding chorismate mutase, with the protein MTDDAVARAAELLKGHRESIDRLDAILVFTLAERFKHTQSVGKLKAENDLPPSDPAREEMQIARLTDLADKADLDPEFAKKFLNFIIQEVIQHHKQHQS; encoded by the coding sequence ATGACTGACGACGCCGTCGCCCGCGCAGCCGAGCTTCTGAAAGGCCACCGTGAAAGCATCGACCGCCTTGATGCCATTCTGGTTTTCACGCTCGCCGAACGCTTCAAGCACACGCAATCCGTGGGCAAGCTGAAGGCTGAAAACGACCTTCCGCCAAGCGACCCTGCACGCGAAGAAATGCAGATCGCACGGCTGACAGACCTTGCGGACAAGGCCGATCTAGACCCCGAGTTCGCTAAGAAATTCCTGAATTTCATCATTCAGGAAGTGATCCAACACCACAAACAACACCAATCCTGA
- a CDS encoding LysR family transcriptional regulator, protein MQNWDEVRTAYQVARLGTVSGAAEVLGVHHATVIRHIDALEGRLGVKLFQRHARGYTPTEAGTDLLNVAKMTDDQFQQLQGRIKGRGDAVDGDLTVTSLASFSTMLTPILVGFQAQHPKLRVRYLTGDRLFRLEYGEAHVAIRAGNPPDQPDNVVQPFLEQKVCLVASKSYIERFGRPKDDADLINHHFVSHDDMDGRAPFHRWLTANLPHDRISYRTMDNRSMRDAIAAGAGLGFLPKCELSTMPDVECVMDPRDEWSSRLWLVTHVDLHRTPKVQAFLKYLKEESRNWEN, encoded by the coding sequence ATGCAAAATTGGGATGAAGTGCGCACCGCATATCAGGTGGCGCGTTTAGGAACCGTGAGTGGTGCCGCAGAAGTATTAGGCGTGCACCACGCTACGGTGATCCGGCATATTGATGCCCTCGAAGGACGCCTCGGCGTCAAGCTCTTCCAGCGCCATGCGCGTGGATACACCCCGACCGAAGCAGGCACCGACCTGCTGAACGTCGCAAAGATGACCGATGACCAGTTCCAGCAGCTGCAGGGACGCATCAAAGGACGCGGCGACGCGGTGGATGGCGACCTCACCGTCACCTCGCTGGCCTCGTTCTCGACCATGTTGACGCCGATCCTCGTCGGTTTCCAAGCGCAGCACCCGAAGCTGCGCGTCCGTTATCTGACCGGCGACCGTCTGTTCCGTCTGGAATACGGTGAAGCCCATGTTGCGATCCGTGCGGGCAATCCGCCGGACCAGCCCGACAACGTGGTGCAGCCGTTCCTTGAACAGAAGGTCTGTCTGGTCGCATCGAAGTCCTACATCGAAAGGTTCGGCCGTCCGAAAGACGACGCGGACCTCATTAACCACCACTTCGTCAGCCACGACGATATGGATGGCCGCGCGCCGTTCCACCGTTGGCTGACCGCGAACTTGCCGCACGACCGCATTTCCTACCGCACGATGGATAACCGTTCGATGCGCGACGCGATTGCGGCGGGTGCGGGTCTGGGCTTCCTGCCGAAGTGCGAACTGAGCACCATGCCCGATGTGGAATGCGTTATGGACCCGCGTGATGAATGGTCGAGCCGTCTGTGGCTGGTCACTCACGTCGACCTCCACCGCACGCCCAAGGTCCAAGCTTTCCTCAAGTACCTGAAAGAAGAGTCGCGCAATTGGGAAAACTGA
- the bluB gene encoding 5,6-dimethylbenzimidazole synthase → MTGFDADFRDELWRLLRMRRDVRHFRTDPVDPDVIDDCLRSFSLAPSVGLSEPWRVVRVNDPARRIAARENFRAANADALAGYSGDDAKIYAGLKLSGMDDAPVQIAVFSEDNTTKGKGLGAGTMPEMKAYSCVSAIMQFWLLLRAHGIGLGWVSILDPEQLTRDLDVPSHWRLIGYFCIGYPLTEEESPELERLGWEKRQDLPALLER, encoded by the coding sequence ATGACCGGATTTGACGCTGACTTTCGCGATGAACTCTGGCGCCTGCTGCGGATGCGGCGCGACGTTCGCCACTTCCGCACCGACCCTGTAGATCCCGATGTTATCGATGATTGCCTGCGGAGCTTTTCGCTCGCGCCCTCCGTCGGCCTGTCCGAGCCGTGGCGCGTCGTGCGCGTCAATGATCCCGCCCGCCGTATCGCCGCGCGCGAAAATTTCCGCGCCGCCAACGCCGATGCACTCGCCGGATATTCGGGCGACGATGCCAAAATCTACGCCGGTCTGAAACTGTCCGGCATGGACGACGCCCCCGTGCAGATCGCTGTGTTCAGCGAAGACAACACGACCAAGGGCAAGGGCCTCGGCGCTGGCACCATGCCAGAGATGAAGGCCTATTCCTGCGTATCCGCCATCATGCAATTCTGGCTGCTACTGCGCGCCCACGGGATTGGCCTCGGTTGGGTATCGATCCTCGACCCCGAGCAACTGACCCGCGATCTGGATGTGCCTTCCCACTGGCGCTTGATAGGTTACTTCTGTATCGGCTACCCGCTCACCGAAGAGGAAAGCCCCGAGCTCGAACGGCTCGGTTGGGAAAAACGGCAGGATCTGCCCGCACTGCTGGAGAGATAA
- a CDS encoding F0F1 ATP synthase subunit B, which translates to MKKILIPAVLAVTAQPAFASTKNVFSGEFYSLHNTDFIVLLAFLLFVGVLVYLKVPGKVGEMLDNRADTIKSELEEARALREEAQSLLASYERKQKEVQEQADRIVADAKAEAEAAAEQAKADIATSVARRLASAEEQINAAQASAVKEVRDSAINVAVKAAREVIAKQMTAAEANKLIDDSIKTVDAKLH; encoded by the coding sequence ATGAAAAAGATCCTGATCCCCGCCGTTCTCGCTGTGACTGCACAGCCGGCTTTTGCTTCGACGAAGAACGTGTTCTCGGGTGAGTTCTACTCGCTGCACAACACGGACTTCATCGTGCTTCTGGCGTTCCTGCTGTTCGTAGGCGTTCTGGTTTATCTGAAGGTTCCGGGTAAAGTCGGCGAAATGCTCGACAACCGCGCGGACACCATCAAGTCCGAACTGGAAGAAGCCCGCGCACTGCGTGAGGAAGCACAGAGCCTGCTGGCCTCTTACGAGCGCAAGCAGAAAGAAGTGCAAGAGCAGGCCGACCGCATCGTCGCCGATGCCAAAGCCGAAGCTGAAGCTGCTGCAGAGCAGGCCAAAGCGGATATCGCCACGTCGGTTGCACGCCGTCTGGCTTCCGCTGAAGAGCAGATCAACGCTGCTCAGGCTTCCGCAGTGAAAGAAGTGCGCGACAGCGCAATCAACGTTGCTGTCAAGGCTGCCCGCGAAGTTATCGCCAAGCAGATGACCGCCGCCGAGGCCAACAAGCTGATCGACGATTCGATCAAGACTGTTGACGCCAAGCTGCACTAA
- a CDS encoding FadR/GntR family transcriptional regulator encodes MPFEKITQEKLSQEVVRQVEGLILRGILRPGERLPSERELSDRLGVSRPSLREALSDLQERGLLVSKAGAGVFVADVLGSAFSKALVTLFSTHEEAVFDYIAFRRDMEGLAAERAARLGSDTDLKVIDAIFKKMEAAHPKRNATDEAQLDADFHLAIIEASHNVIMLHMMRSMYQLLREGVFYNRQIMFKQRTTRSELLEQHRAINDALQKRDPEGARAAVAQHLDFVQQALEDQQKADRNEAIARKRYEHELNR; translated from the coding sequence ATGCCGTTCGAGAAAATCACGCAGGAAAAGCTGTCACAGGAAGTCGTCCGTCAGGTCGAGGGCCTTATTCTGCGGGGCATCTTGCGTCCCGGCGAGCGTCTGCCCTCCGAACGTGAACTCTCCGACCGCCTCGGTGTGTCCCGCCCTTCCCTGCGCGAAGCCCTCTCTGACCTGCAAGAGCGCGGCCTGCTGGTCAGCAAAGCCGGTGCAGGTGTCTTCGTGGCCGATGTGCTGGGGTCCGCCTTTTCCAAGGCACTGGTGACGCTGTTCTCCACCCACGAAGAGGCCGTCTTCGACTACATCGCCTTCCGCCGCGATATGGAGGGGCTGGCTGCAGAGCGCGCCGCGCGTCTCGGCTCCGACACGGACCTCAAGGTCATCGACGCGATCTTCAAGAAGATGGAAGCCGCCCACCCCAAGCGCAACGCGACGGACGAAGCGCAGCTGGATGCCGATTTCCACCTCGCGATCATCGAGGCGAGCCACAACGTCATCATGCTCCACATGATGCGTTCCATGTACCAACTGCTGCGTGAGGGCGTGTTCTATAACCGCCAGATCATGTTCAAGCAGCGCACAACACGCAGCGAACTCCTTGAACAGCACCGCGCCATCAACGACGCTCTCCAGAAGCGTGACCCCGAAGGTGCACGCGCCGCTGTGGCCCAGCACCTCGATTTCGTGCAGCAGGCGCTTGAGGACCAGCAGAAGGCCGATCGCAACGAGGCCATCGCCCGCAAGCGCTACGAACACGAACTCAACCGCTGA
- a CDS encoding DMT family transporter produces MSPSLAGHLAMLTFSALVAGSFSLGAMVANDIAPMALNALRFWIGAGIVGGMVWWTGTFKASDYKGTWRYLLLGGIFAFYFVLMFEGLKTAEPVSASAVFTLTPIISAIAGYILLRQMMTARIALALAIGGAGALWVIFRADWDAFLRFQIGKGEFIYFWGCVAHAIYTPLVRKLNRGEPAVVFTFGVVVAAAVVLTFFGARAIGATDWGSLPPLVWVTILYTSIFATAVTAVLLQFASLRLPAAKVMAYTYLAPTWVLGWELALGQSVPPLAIIGGIGLTILALLLLLRD; encoded by the coding sequence CTGAGCCCGTCACTCGCGGGCCACTTGGCAATGCTCACGTTCTCGGCGCTCGTCGCCGGGAGCTTTTCATTGGGCGCCATGGTGGCAAACGATATTGCTCCCATGGCCCTCAACGCGCTCCGCTTCTGGATCGGCGCCGGCATCGTCGGTGGCATGGTCTGGTGGACGGGCACTTTCAAGGCTTCCGACTATAAGGGAACGTGGCGCTACCTGCTGCTCGGCGGGATCTTTGCGTTTTACTTCGTCCTTATGTTCGAGGGCCTGAAGACCGCAGAGCCGGTAAGCGCTTCGGCAGTCTTTACCCTCACCCCCATCATCTCGGCCATCGCGGGTTACATCCTCTTGCGGCAGATGATGACCGCGCGCATCGCACTGGCGCTGGCCATTGGTGGGGCAGGGGCGCTGTGGGTGATTTTCCGCGCTGACTGGGACGCGTTCCTGCGGTTCCAGATCGGAAAGGGCGAGTTCATCTATTTCTGGGGATGCGTGGCTCACGCCATTTATACCCCGCTGGTCCGCAAGCTGAACCGCGGCGAGCCTGCCGTGGTCTTCACTTTTGGCGTCGTCGTGGCGGCGGCTGTCGTGCTGACGTTCTTCGGGGCGAGAGCGATCGGCGCAACCGACTGGGGAAGCCTGCCGCCTCTGGTGTGGGTGACTATATTATATACGTCGATTTTCGCGACGGCGGTGACTGCGGTGCTGTTGCAGTTCGCTTCGCTGCGCCTGCCTGCGGCCAAGGTGATGGCCTACACCTACCTCGCGCCGACGTGGGTGCTGGGATGGGAACTGGCGCTTGGTCAATCCGTGCCGCCTCTGGCGATCATCGGCGGGATCGGTTTGACTATTCTGGCGCTTCTTCTGCTTCTTCGGGACTGA
- a CDS encoding AtpZ/AtpI family protein translates to MTNQTEQDRLRSLEERINKAKAEAPTENHMKKDYSQAQHAWRMVTELVAGLLIGFVIGFGLDYALGTSPIFLVIFIFFGFAAGMKTVIGSAKELQMKMLDQQSGKNGEK, encoded by the coding sequence GTGACGAACCAGACCGAACAAGACCGTCTGCGCTCGCTGGAAGAGCGGATCAATAAGGCCAAGGCGGAAGCCCCGACCGAGAACCACATGAAGAAAGACTACTCCCAAGCGCAACACGCGTGGCGGATGGTCACCGAATTAGTTGCCGGTCTTCTGATCGGTTTCGTCATCGGGTTCGGGTTGGACTATGCCCTCGGCACGTCCCCCATATTCCTGGTGATCTTTATTTTCTTTGGCTTTGCCGCCGGTATGAAAACCGTGATCGGCTCGGCCAAAGAGTTGCAGATGAAAATGCTGGATCAGCAGTCCGGCAAAAATGGGGAAAAGTGA
- the ffh gene encoding signal recognition particle protein has product MFENLSERLGGVFDRLTKQGALSADDVKIALREVRVALLEADVSLPVVRNFIKSVETKATGSAVTKSITPGQQVVKIVHDELIRVLAGEEDAGALKIDTPPAPILMVGLQGSGKTTTTAKLAKRLKEREGKRVLMASLDVNRPAAMEQLAILGTQIGVDTLPIVKGEDPVAIAKRAKTQASLGGYDVYMLDTAGRLHIDAELIQQAADVRDVVKPRETLLVVDGLTGQDAVNVATEFDDKIGVSGVVLTRMDGDGRGGAALSMRAITGKPIRFVGLGEKMDAIETFEAERVAGRILGMGDIVALVEKAQATLEVEQAERMMKRFQKGRFNMNDLKMQLEQMIKMGGMDSLVGMMPGMAKHAGKIKEAGFDDIMLRRQIALINSMTKKERANPDLMQASRKKRVAKGAGLEVSELNKLLKQQKQMAEMMKKMGKMGKGGALRQAVKQMFGKDGMPEGGMPDMNDPKAMQQAAKALGQQIPGGMGGLGGMGLPGGLSGLGGLGKKK; this is encoded by the coding sequence ATGTTTGAAAATCTATCCGAACGCCTTGGCGGAGTCTTCGACCGTCTGACCAAGCAAGGCGCCCTGTCCGCCGACGACGTCAAGATTGCCCTGCGCGAAGTGCGCGTTGCCCTGCTTGAGGCCGACGTTTCGCTCCCCGTCGTGCGCAACTTCATCAAGTCGGTCGAAACCAAAGCTACCGGCTCTGCCGTCACCAAGTCGATCACTCCCGGCCAGCAGGTCGTCAAGATCGTCCACGACGAACTGATCCGCGTTCTGGCTGGCGAAGAAGACGCCGGCGCCCTGAAAATCGACACCCCGCCCGCTCCGATCCTGATGGTCGGTTTGCAGGGTTCGGGTAAGACCACCACGACCGCGAAGCTCGCCAAGCGCCTGAAAGAGCGCGAAGGCAAGCGCGTCCTCATGGCTTCGCTCGACGTCAACCGTCCGGCTGCGATGGAACAGCTCGCGATCCTCGGCACCCAGATTGGCGTGGATACCCTGCCGATCGTGAAGGGCGAAGATCCCGTTGCCATCGCCAAACGCGCCAAGACCCAAGCGTCGCTCGGTGGTTATGACGTCTATATGCTCGATACCGCGGGCCGTCTGCACATTGACGCAGAGCTGATCCAGCAGGCTGCCGACGTCCGCGACGTTGTGAAGCCGCGCGAAACGCTGCTCGTCGTCGACGGTCTGACCGGTCAGGACGCTGTGAACGTCGCAACTGAATTCGACGACAAGATCGGCGTTTCGGGCGTTGTCCTCACCCGTATGGACGGTGACGGACGCGGCGGTGCTGCGCTGTCGATGCGCGCGATCACCGGTAAGCCGATCCGTTTCGTCGGTCTCGGCGAAAAGATGGACGCGATCGAAACCTTCGAGGCCGAACGCGTCGCTGGCCGTATCCTCGGCATGGGTGACATCGTTGCCCTCGTCGAAAAGGCTCAGGCCACGCTGGAGGTCGAACAGGCCGAACGCATGATGAAGCGCTTCCAGAAGGGCCGCTTCAACATGAACGACCTGAAGATGCAGCTCGAACAGATGATCAAAATGGGCGGCATGGACAGCCTCGTCGGCATGATGCCCGGCATGGCCAAGCACGCTGGCAAGATCAAAGAAGCCGGCTTCGACGACATCATGCTGCGCCGCCAGATCGCTCTCATCAACTCGATGACCAAGAAGGAGCGCGCCAACCCCGACCTGATGCAGGCTAGCCGCAAAAAGCGCGTGGCCAAGGGTGCCGGTCTGGAAGTGTCGGAACTGAACAAGCTGCTCAAGCAGCAGAAGCAGATGGCCGAGATGATGAAGAAGATGGGCAAGATGGGCAAAGGCGGCGCGCTCCGTCAGGCCGTCAAACAGATGTTCGGCAAGGACGGTATGCCCGAAGGCGGTATGCCCGACATGAACGATCCCAAGGCGATGCAGCAGGCTGCAAAAGCTCTGGGTCAGCAGATCCCCGGCGGAATGGGCGGTCTGGGCGGCATGGGCCTGCCCGGCGGTCTGAGCGGCCTCGGCGGTCTGGGTAAGAAAAAGTAA
- a CDS encoding ArsR/SmtB family transcription factor yields the protein MAASLDTIFTALADPTRRTILSMLLEDDMAVTDVAEPFHVSLAAISKHLSVLADAGLISQEKRGRVKWCKLEPDALREASVWMQSFGQFDQLDFDSFERFLVSEGVSPEEAEEAPE from the coding sequence ATGGCCGCTTCGCTCGACACGATTTTCACCGCACTTGCCGATCCGACCCGCCGCACGATCCTCTCGATGCTGCTGGAAGACGATATGGCCGTGACCGATGTGGCGGAGCCGTTCCACGTCTCGCTCGCTGCGATTTCCAAACACCTATCAGTGCTCGCCGATGCCGGTCTGATCAGTCAGGAAAAGCGCGGCCGCGTGAAGTGGTGCAAACTGGAACCGGACGCCCTACGCGAAGCGAGCGTCTGGATGCAGTCGTTCGGGCAGTTCGACCAGCTGGACTTCGACAGTTTTGAACGGTTCCTCGTGTCCGAAGGCGTCAGTCCCGAAGAAGCAGAAGAAGCGCCAGAATAG
- the rpsP gene encoding 30S ribosomal protein S16: protein MAIKIRLARGGSKKRPHYAIVAADSRMPRDGRFKEKLGTYNPLLAKDSEDRVKLDLERAQYWLDHGAQPTDRVARFLEAAGVVAKKERNNPKKAVPGKAAQERAAAKAAKAEEAAAGEE from the coding sequence ATGGCTATCAAAATCCGTCTCGCACGCGGTGGTTCCAAAAAGCGCCCCCACTACGCAATCGTTGCTGCTGACTCGCGCATGCCGCGCGACGGCCGCTTCAAAGAGAAGCTGGGCACCTACAACCCGCTCCTCGCCAAGGATTCGGAAGACCGCGTAAAGCTCGACCTCGAGCGCGCTCAGTACTGGCTCGACCACGGCGCACAGCCGACCGACCGCGTTGCACGCTTCCTCGAAGCAGCTGGCGTTGTTGCTAAGAAAGAGCGCAACAACCCGAAGAAAGCTGTTCCGGGCAAAGCTGCTCAGGAGCGCGCTGCTGCTAAAGCCGCTAAGGCCGAAGAAGCCGCTGCTGGCGAAGAGTAA